Proteins from one Azospirillum brasilense genomic window:
- a CDS encoding branched-chain amino acid ABC transporter permease, whose amino-acid sequence MTGRGIVLLALCGALLLAAPMIADRYVLSVLTTVLWFAYVGQAWNVMMGFSGLLSLGHALYVGLGAYASAALFVHFGIGPWAGMWVAMLAATAAGCFIGFLGFRFGVRGVHFALLTIAFAEVARIGFDHLQWFGGSGGFFIPVAGDAGNDLLNLRGSPELFYYVILALVLAALALSRVLLHSRLGYQWLAVREEPEAAEAVGVDLFRARIAAVAVSSALTALGGVFQAFYFNNLFPEQVFSMGRSIEIILPAIVGGIGTLIGPILGAFILTPLGELLTFLIEATGFDLPGLKQLFYGVALVVIVVYRPDGVWPWLAARLGLVRRPGEDA is encoded by the coding sequence GTGACGGGGCGCGGGATCGTCCTTCTGGCGCTGTGCGGCGCGCTGCTGCTGGCCGCGCCGATGATCGCCGACCGCTACGTCCTGTCGGTGCTGACCACGGTGCTGTGGTTCGCCTATGTCGGGCAGGCGTGGAACGTGATGATGGGCTTCTCCGGCCTGCTGTCGCTGGGCCACGCGCTCTATGTCGGGCTGGGGGCCTACGCCAGCGCGGCGCTGTTCGTGCATTTCGGGATCGGCCCCTGGGCGGGCATGTGGGTGGCCATGCTGGCGGCGACGGCGGCGGGCTGCTTCATCGGCTTCCTGGGCTTCCGCTTCGGCGTGCGCGGCGTGCATTTCGCGCTGCTGACCATCGCCTTCGCCGAGGTCGCGCGCATCGGCTTCGACCATCTGCAGTGGTTCGGCGGCTCGGGCGGCTTCTTCATCCCGGTGGCGGGCGACGCCGGCAACGACCTGCTGAACCTGCGCGGCTCGCCGGAGCTGTTCTACTACGTGATCCTGGCGCTGGTGCTGGCCGCGCTGGCCCTGTCGCGGGTGCTGCTGCACAGCCGCCTCGGCTACCAGTGGCTGGCCGTGCGCGAGGAGCCGGAGGCGGCGGAGGCGGTCGGCGTCGACCTGTTCCGCGCCCGCATCGCGGCGGTGGCCGTGTCCTCCGCCCTGACGGCGCTGGGCGGCGTGTTCCAGGCCTTCTACTTCAACAATCTGTTCCCGGAGCAGGTCTTCTCCATGGGCCGTTCCATCGAGATCATCCTGCCGGCCATCGTCGGTGGCATCGGCACGCTGATCGGGCCGATCCTCGGCGCCTTCATCCTGACCCCGCTGGGCGAGCTTCTGACCTTCCTGATCGAGGCGACCGGCTTCGACCTGCCGGGCCTGAAGCAGCTGTTCTACGGGGTGGCGCTGGTGGTGATCGTCGTCTACCGCCCGGATGGGGTGTGGCCGTGGCTGGCCGCCCGGCTGGGTCTCGTCCGCCGTCCCGGGGAGGACGCGTGA